A stretch of the Ascaphus truei isolate aAscTru1 chromosome 4, aAscTru1.hap1, whole genome shotgun sequence genome encodes the following:
- the PRSS35 gene encoding inactive serine protease 35, whose protein sequence is MDHLQLVLLLFSILVSNLSKGDEANQDYTWHVNKIPQIVSSNIFYLQTPTYEAEPKLELNGTCGIECQKILPPPTLGDLEDYLSYETVFDNGTRTMTKVNVQHWLPGKVNENTVSVKHTLRRKRQVYGTDSRFSISDKHFMTNYPFSTAVKLSSGCSGVLISPKHVLTAAHCIHDGKDYVKSAKKLRIGLLKLRSKRGGKRRKGSKRNRGGPPEDMDPSKDNKKQRRKSVQKRSAAEEKISTGSRIEQGSVNGKPSFQWTRVKATHVPKGWFREVTEDMALDYDYAVLELKRPHKKKYMELGISPEVEKMPGSRVHFSGFDEDRPGQLVYRFCSVSEESNDLFYQYCDAEPGSSGSGVYIRLKEPNKKKWKRKIVAIYSGHQWVDVNGSQQDYNVAVRITSLKYAQICFWIHGNSADCTQG, encoded by the coding sequence ATGGATCATTTACAACTTGTTCTTCTCCTGTTTTCCATCTTGGTGTCAAACCTTAGCAAAGGAGATGAAGCAAATCAGGATTACACCTGGCACGTAAATAAAATACCCCAGATTGTGAGTTCAAATATTTTCTATCTCCAGACCCCAACGTATGAAGCAGAACCCAAATTAGAGCTGAATGGAACTTGTGGAATTGAATGCCAGAAGATATTGCCACCACCAACACTGGGTGACCTTGAGGACTACCTTTCCTATGAGACTGTGTTTGACAATGGTACACGTACCATGACAAAAGTAAATGTCCAACATTGGCTGCCTGGAAAGGTAAATGAGAACACTGTATCCGTAAAACACACTTTGCGCAGAAAAAGACAGGTGTATGGCACGGACAGTAGGTTCAGTATATCGGACAAGCATTTCATGACTAACTATCCCTTCAGCACTGCAGTGAAACTCTCCTCTGGATGTAGTGGTGTTCTCATTTCTCCCAAGCATGTTTTAACAGCTGCCCATTGCATTCATGATGGCAAGGATTATGTTAAGAGTGCCAAGAAGCTAAGGATTGGATTATTGAAACTCAGATCAAAGAGGGGTGGCAAAAGACGCAAGGGGTCCAAAAGGAATAGAGGAGGTCCTCCCGAGGATATGGATCCTTCAAAGGATAACAAAAAACAGAGGCGAAAATCAGTTCAAAAAAGATCAGCAGCAGAAGAGAAGATAAGCACAGGATCTAGAATAGAACAGGGGTCAGTAAATGGGAAGCCATCCTTCCAGTGGACAAGAGTGAAGGCCACCCATGTTCCAAAAGGCTGGTTCAGGGAAGTAACAGAAGATATGGCCCTTGATTATGACTATGCCGTTCTGGAGTTGAAACGCCCCCACAAAAAGAAGTACATGGAACTTGGAATCAGCCCAGAAGTTGAAAAGATGCCCGGCAGCAGAGTGCACTTCTCAGGATTCGATGAAGATAGACCAGGTCAGTTGGTGTATCGTTTCTGCAGCGTTTCAGAGGAATCAAATGACCTATTCTATCAATATTGCGATGCAGAGCCTGGCTCCAGTGGTTCTGGTGTCTACATCCGTCTTAAGGAGCCAAACAAGAAGAAATGGAAGCGAAAGATAGTTGCAATCTATTCAGGACATCAGTGGGTAGATGTTAATGGGTCACAGCAGGATTATAATGTGGCTGTAAGAATTACTTCACTTAAATACGCCCAGATATGTTTCTGGATACATGGTAACTCTGCCGATTGCACTCAAGGCTGA